The following proteins come from a genomic window of Candidatus Saccharibacteria bacterium oral taxon 488:
- the mraY gene encoding phospho-N-acetylmuramoyl-pentapeptide-transferase, with the protein MATALQTMTNELTHVFLLSVGAFLLAMFLTPIYTFFAYRYRFWKRQRSESTDGKELKVFAKFQAAKLRRNIPTMAGVIGVISIFVVTFSCNLDRAQTWLPLAALIGGAAVGLIDDIINLRGLGGGAAGLRSPVKFALIMLIGIVLGWFFYTKLGVASFHVPFMGDVAIGWLIIPLFAFAVVATGNAVNISDGMDGLAGGLLGISFGAFGVIALLQQQVLLAGFCFTVVGVLLSYLWFNIYPARFFMGDVGSFAYGVSLGVVAMLTNSLLLLPVIGLLFVIEAGSSLIQIVSKKLFKRKIFLSAPIHHHLEASGWPETKVTMRFWVIGCVMAFIGVMLALAGGHIA; encoded by the coding sequence ATGGCAACTGCTTTACAAACAATGACCAACGAATTAACGCACGTATTTTTGCTCAGTGTCGGGGCGTTCTTACTGGCGATGTTTCTGACGCCAATTTATACGTTTTTTGCCTATCGATATCGGTTTTGGAAGCGGCAGCGCTCGGAGAGTACCGACGGCAAAGAGTTGAAGGTTTTTGCTAAATTCCAAGCGGCAAAATTGCGGCGAAATATTCCAACGATGGCTGGAGTTATCGGTGTTATTTCGATTTTTGTGGTGACGTTCTCTTGTAATTTAGATCGAGCGCAGACATGGCTGCCACTAGCGGCGTTGATCGGCGGTGCCGCGGTTGGGCTCATTGATGACATTATTAATCTACGCGGGCTGGGCGGTGGTGCGGCCGGCTTACGCAGTCCGGTGAAATTTGCGCTGATTATGCTTATCGGTATCGTCCTTGGCTGGTTTTTCTATACTAAGCTCGGTGTGGCAAGTTTTCACGTGCCGTTCATGGGCGACGTGGCGATTGGATGGCTGATCATCCCGCTGTTTGCCTTTGCGGTGGTGGCGACTGGCAATGCGGTTAATATTTCTGATGGCATGGATGGTTTGGCCGGTGGGCTGTTGGGGATTAGCTTTGGGGCCTTCGGGGTGATTGCCTTGCTGCAGCAACAGGTGCTGCTAGCGGGATTTTGCTTCACGGTAGTTGGTGTGCTGCTGAGTTATCTCTGGTTTAATATCTATCCAGCACGGTTTTTCATGGGCGATGTTGGTAGTTTTGCTTACGGGGTAAGTTTGGGGGTGGTGGCAATGCTGACTAATTCATTGCTGCTGCTGCCGGTGATTGGGTTGTTGTTTGTGATCGAGGCGGGTTCGAGCTTGATCCAGATTGTGAGCAAGAAACTCTTTAAGCGCAAAATTTTCTTGTCAGCGCCAATCCATCATCACCTAGAGGCCAGCGGCTGGCCGGAGACCAAGGTGACGATGCGGTTTTGGGTGATTGGCTGCGTGATGGCGTTTATCGGCGTGATGCTGGCGCTGGCGGGGGGTCATATTGCGTAA
- the rsmH gene encoding 16S rRNA (cytosine(1402)-N(4))-methyltransferase RsmH: MSIKEHPPQSETLRVSEPIHVPVLLEVTLDRLRPARGERYLDLTAGYGGHAREFLQRTDNYLGAVLVDRDDNAINTLGDLAEKGATLIHKDFVSAAQDLVKQGRTFDVILADLGVSSPQLDRAERGFSFRFDGPLDMRMDNRTETTAADIVNSYSVDKLTRLITRYGEESPGRARRITQAIAKARLIRGTTELADLIKHTVGRGGMKHHPATRTFQALRIEVNHELRLVEELLPLLPRLLNRGGRVGIISFHSLEDRLVKRYFWEQASAGYEAELIIPEKKPVSGTEDAHNPRSRSAQFRYAVKK; encoded by the coding sequence ATGAGTATTAAAGAACATCCACCACAGTCGGAGACGCTTCGAGTGAGCGAACCGATTCATGTTCCCGTGCTCCTGGAGGTGACCTTGGATAGGTTGCGGCCAGCCAGAGGCGAGAGGTATCTCGACCTGACGGCTGGCTACGGCGGCCACGCTAGGGAATTCTTACAGAGGACGGATAATTACTTGGGCGCAGTGCTGGTTGACCGCGATGATAACGCGATTAACACGCTGGGCGATTTGGCTGAAAAAGGCGCCACGCTAATTCACAAGGATTTTGTGAGCGCAGCGCAGGATTTGGTCAAGCAGGGACGTACATTTGACGTGATTTTGGCTGATTTGGGGGTGTCGTCACCGCAGCTTGACAGAGCAGAGAGAGGTTTTTCGTTTCGGTTTGACGGGCCGCTGGATATGCGGATGGATAATCGGACGGAAACTACAGCAGCGGATATTGTCAATTCGTATTCGGTTGATAAGTTGACGCGGCTGATAACTCGTTACGGCGAGGAAAGTCCCGGGCGGGCTAGGCGGATTACGCAAGCAATCGCCAAAGCACGGCTGATTCGGGGAACGACCGAGCTGGCTGATCTGATCAAGCACACTGTCGGTCGTGGCGGGATGAAACATCATCCGGCGACTCGCACCTTTCAGGCACTGCGCATTGAAGTCAATCACGAACTTCGGCTGGTTGAAGAATTATTGCCGCTACTGCCACGCCTCCTTAACCGGGGCGGGCGAGTCGGAATAATTAGTTTTCATAGCTTGGAGGATCGATTGGTCAAGCGATATTTCTGGGAGCAAGCGTCTGCTGGCTACGAGGCCGAGCTGATAATCCCAGAGAAAAAACCGGTGTCTGGAACAGAAGATGCTCACAATCCGCGCAGTCGAAGCGCTCAGTTTCGCTACGCCGTGAAAAAATAA
- a CDS encoding ATP-dependent endonuclease, translated as MDQELALAILMSGRSALLTGAAGTGKTHLLNTFIAQARDQGKKVSVTATTGLAATHLGGNTIHSWSGIGVSDHLPNNFFDRLSKTRREVITKTDVLVIDEISMLHDFRLDMVDRVLRGVRENDQPFGGVQLVMSGDFFQLPPINRPGGQGGGFVVYSEAWQELQPAVLYLERQYRQSDEQLLEILTALRNDDIRRHHAETLLARTEVELPDGDITELHTVNVDVDAINSQKLAELAGEERAYQQTTMGSKVYVESLQRSVLAPSELVLKLGALVMAVKNSPQKLYANGSIGTVVDFEPLTDYPIVEFRSGQQVTMVPDVWELRDGERKRASISQVPLRLAWAVTVHKSQGMTLDAAKIDLRKAFVEGMGYVALSRVRDLDNLYLYGINRKALAVSPDALAIDEVLQQASSEAAKHYRPMLEEMKRKQSAPKKSAKSGSWQQKITKMRETYPKAYMPWEKADDDILKQEFLQGATIQQLSQKLGRHEGSIRMRLQKHFGEDVVQ; from the coding sequence ATGGATCAGGAATTAGCGCTGGCGATTTTAATGAGCGGTCGGTCGGCGCTGCTGACGGGTGCGGCTGGGACGGGCAAAACGCACCTGCTGAATACTTTTATTGCACAGGCGCGTGACCAGGGTAAAAAGGTGTCGGTAACAGCGACGACGGGCTTGGCGGCGACGCATCTGGGCGGCAATACGATTCACAGTTGGAGTGGTATTGGCGTTAGCGATCACCTCCCGAACAACTTTTTTGATCGGCTGTCAAAAACGCGGCGTGAGGTGATTACCAAGACCGATGTACTGGTGATTGACGAGATTTCCATGCTGCATGATTTTCGGCTGGATATGGTCGATCGGGTGCTGCGTGGTGTCCGGGAAAACGACCAGCCGTTTGGCGGCGTGCAGCTAGTGATGAGCGGTGATTTTTTCCAATTACCGCCGATTAATCGTCCGGGTGGGCAGGGCGGCGGCTTCGTGGTGTATTCGGAAGCATGGCAGGAGTTACAGCCGGCGGTGCTATATCTGGAGCGGCAGTATCGGCAGAGTGACGAGCAGCTGCTGGAGATTTTGACAGCGCTGAGAAATGACGATATTAGGCGGCATCATGCCGAGACGCTGCTGGCGCGGACGGAGGTCGAGCTGCCTGACGGTGATATCACCGAGCTACATACCGTCAATGTTGATGTTGACGCCATCAACAGCCAGAAGCTGGCGGAGCTGGCGGGCGAGGAGCGAGCGTATCAGCAGACAACGATGGGTTCAAAGGTGTATGTCGAGAGTCTGCAGCGGTCAGTGCTGGCGCCGAGCGAACTCGTGTTGAAATTGGGTGCGTTGGTGATGGCCGTGAAAAATTCGCCGCAGAAATTGTACGCCAATGGTAGCATCGGCACGGTGGTGGATTTTGAGCCGCTGACGGACTATCCGATAGTGGAGTTTCGTAGTGGACAGCAGGTAACCATGGTACCGGATGTGTGGGAGCTGCGTGACGGTGAGCGTAAGCGGGCGAGTATTTCCCAGGTGCCACTGCGCCTGGCGTGGGCTGTCACGGTGCATAAAAGCCAGGGCATGACACTGGACGCGGCAAAAATTGACCTGAGAAAGGCCTTTGTCGAAGGTATGGGCTACGTGGCGCTGAGTCGGGTGCGTGATCTTGATAATCTGTATCTCTATGGCATTAACCGCAAGGCGCTGGCGGTCTCGCCTGATGCACTGGCGATTGACGAGGTGTTGCAGCAGGCAAGTAGTGAAGCAGCCAAGCACTATCGTCCAATGCTGGAGGAAATGAAGCGAAAGCAGTCAGCGCCGAAAAAATCTGCCAAATCCGGCAGCTGGCAGCAAAAAATTACCAAAATGCGCGAAACCTATCCCAAAGCCTATATGCCGTGGGAAAAAGCCGACGACGACATCCTCAAGCAGGAGTTCTTGCAAGGTGCAACCATCCAGCAGCTTAGCCAAAAGCTCGGCCGCCACGAAGGCTCGATTAGGATGCGGCTGCAGAAACATTTTGGGGAGGATGTGGTGCAGTGA
- a CDS encoding DUF4868 domain-containing protein, whose product MEEVRETTDIFLWANQTDAKKNDLQIELFLFNKNYTPHFMPLKGDVEQQLRPLFLFDYINHVNLGAGTGLSVRDYELSEAEDNVLLRTDLEKVGRAETLIHLIEHERGDIMEFSETEHEFKRMKGLIARFTDPNDPEKIFYTAKLIQQGQTLKSALAWEFSDGKFGAFKAEVGFKVPDDNQVLIIGQDIFAFNPSKFERMFGYEYKKQVIADKKVAEIEKQYKLSFPEGLDLNALVKERKKTINKLQKLEIGEVKQEQVLDYADEMQLELMSDDNGAIIIMDGNDLDMFVNLINEDYIESKITGKRYEIKSKKLLGEPEGEPPRG is encoded by the coding sequence ATGGAAGAAGTGAGGGAAACGACTGATATTTTTTTGTGGGCGAATCAAACTGATGCGAAAAAGAACGATTTACAGATAGAGCTGTTCTTATTTAATAAAAATTACACGCCGCATTTTATGCCTTTGAAGGGTGATGTCGAGCAGCAGCTTCGGCCGCTATTTTTGTTTGATTATATCAATCACGTTAATTTGGGGGCGGGTACTGGCCTCAGTGTGCGGGATTATGAGCTGAGCGAAGCGGAAGACAACGTGCTATTGAGAACCGACCTAGAGAAGGTTGGGCGAGCTGAAACGTTGATTCATTTGATTGAGCATGAGCGTGGCGACATCATGGAGTTTTCAGAGACCGAGCATGAGTTTAAGCGAATGAAAGGGCTGATCGCGCGGTTTACTGACCCGAATGATCCAGAAAAAATATTTTACACGGCTAAATTAATTCAGCAGGGACAGACGCTGAAAAGTGCACTGGCGTGGGAGTTTTCTGACGGCAAGTTTGGTGCGTTTAAGGCGGAAGTCGGTTTTAAGGTGCCAGATGATAACCAGGTGCTGATCATCGGTCAGGATATTTTTGCCTTCAATCCTTCGAAATTTGAGCGGATGTTTGGCTATGAGTACAAGAAGCAGGTGATTGCCGATAAGAAAGTGGCGGAAATTGAAAAGCAATATAAGCTGAGTTTTCCTGAAGGGCTGGACCTGAATGCACTGGTCAAGGAGCGCAAAAAGACCATCAATAAGTTGCAAAAATTGGAGATCGGCGAGGTCAAACAAGAGCAGGTGCTGGACTATGCTGATGAGATGCAGCTGGAGCTAATGAGCGATGATAACGGCGCGATTATCATTATGGACGGCAATGACCTCGACATGTTTGTGAACTTGATCAATGAGGATTACATTGAGAGTAAAATTACTGGCAAGCGCTACGAGATTAAGTCAAAAAAACTGCTGGGCGAGCCAGAGGGCGAACCGCCGCGAGGTTAA
- a CDS encoding FtsW/RodA/SpoVE family cell cycle protein — protein sequence MRNRTATSTAKAVRRHRPMYQIVLYMGLLLMLGLVVMYALGPQRANVLNHTHGANYSDTFFFNKQLASVITAVVAFGVAAILPYRWLTEAWAKRLFLAGLAACFLLVVCGALLHLPFASDTNGAYRWFYLGGLGSFQPAELLKFGLLLFVAGFLAKRVRQGKLNDVNETLIPLGIIMAVSMFVVVVLQKDLGTGVSLVALVLSVLAVSGMDARLLRRIVLVIAAAALVLTFSSPHRIERVMTFIQGDTHQSASRDENNYHIQQARIAIGSGGLLGLGIGKSVQATGYLPEAINDSIFAVMGETFGFVGLLVILALFSALLLSLLKVTSRLADIHLRLVVAGVFGWVASHVLMNIGSMTGIIPMTGISLPLLSYGGTSMLFIAAALGLAFQLSAYTAHKPLMEGEGSGKDLGGRRRLGRTRYASRGSV from the coding sequence TTGCGTAACCGCACTGCCACCTCAACCGCCAAGGCGGTGCGTCGACACCGGCCGATGTATCAGATCGTGCTGTACATGGGGTTGTTACTGATGCTCGGGTTGGTGGTGATGTATGCGCTGGGGCCGCAGCGGGCGAATGTGTTAAATCATACGCACGGCGCGAATTATAGCGACACTTTCTTTTTCAATAAGCAGCTGGCCAGCGTCATTACCGCTGTGGTGGCGTTTGGTGTGGCGGCGATATTGCCGTATCGGTGGTTGACCGAGGCGTGGGCCAAGCGACTGTTTCTGGCGGGCTTGGCGGCGTGTTTCTTGTTGGTGGTTTGCGGGGCACTGCTGCATCTGCCATTTGCATCGGACACCAACGGCGCGTACCGCTGGTTTTATCTGGGTGGACTGGGTAGTTTTCAGCCGGCGGAGTTATTGAAATTTGGCTTGCTACTGTTTGTGGCTGGGTTTTTGGCCAAGCGGGTGCGCCAAGGCAAACTCAACGATGTCAACGAGACGCTGATCCCACTTGGTATTATTATGGCGGTGTCAATGTTTGTGGTGGTGGTGCTGCAGAAAGATTTAGGAACGGGTGTGTCGCTCGTAGCGCTGGTACTGTCGGTGTTAGCGGTGTCGGGGATGGACGCTCGGCTACTGCGACGCATCGTGCTGGTGATCGCGGCTGCGGCGTTGGTGCTGACGTTCTCATCGCCGCACCGCATTGAGCGCGTGATGACCTTTATTCAGGGTGATACGCATCAATCAGCCAGCCGGGATGAAAATAATTATCACATCCAGCAGGCCCGCATCGCCATCGGTTCGGGCGGCCTATTGGGTCTCGGCATTGGTAAAAGTGTGCAGGCGACAGGTTATCTGCCGGAGGCGATTAACGACTCAATTTTTGCAGTGATGGGCGAGACATTTGGTTTCGTCGGTCTGTTGGTTATCTTGGCACTGTTTTCGGCGTTGCTGCTGAGCCTGCTTAAGGTGACGTCGCGGCTGGCTGATATACATCTACGGCTGGTGGTTGCGGGCGTGTTTGGCTGGGTGGCGTCGCATGTGCTGATGAATATCGGCTCGATGACGGGGATTATTCCGATGACTGGCATCTCGCTGCCGCTGCTCAGCTATGGCGGCACCAGCATGTTATTTATCGCAGCGGCGCTGGGTCTGGCATTTCAACTGTCAGCCTACACGGCGCACAAACCATTAATGGAAGGAGAGGGAAGTGGCAAAGATCTTGGCGGTCGGCGGCGGCTCGGGCGGACACGTTACGCCAGTCGTGGCAGTGTGTAA
- a CDS encoding ribonuclease HI — MTIYYTDGSASPNPGPGGFAVIRDLQPWILGSEDGETTNIRMEGKALIAALQDADDAPCVIYTDSEFWINVVTKWAPGWQQRGWTKKSGEIKNLDIVQELYELYVQSQAELRWVRGHEGDEGNELADEWANRARLGERL, encoded by the coding sequence ATGACAATTTACTACACTGACGGTTCGGCTAGTCCCAATCCTGGCCCGGGTGGCTTTGCGGTGATTCGTGATCTTCAGCCGTGGATTTTGGGTTCAGAGGACGGCGAGACGACTAACATCCGTATGGAGGGCAAGGCGCTGATTGCGGCGCTTCAGGATGCGGACGACGCGCCATGTGTGATTTATACTGACAGTGAATTTTGGATCAATGTGGTGACCAAGTGGGCGCCGGGTTGGCAGCAGCGCGGCTGGACAAAGAAGAGCGGTGAGATTAAAAATCTGGATATCGTACAGGAATTATACGAGTTATATGTGCAGTCGCAGGCGGAGCTCCGCTGGGTGCGTGGTCATGAGGGCGACGAAGGGAATGAGCTGGCGGATGAGTGGGCCAATCGGGCGCGGCTGGGCGAGCGGCTATAA
- a CDS encoding penicillin-binding protein 2, producing the protein MKRHLTQSRTGVLAIILLGMMAIFVMRLFYLQIIKHSEYVSLAQASQQRHFVIPAERGKLYMMDGGAPAPVVLNQTVYTVIADPQTVKQEQRQQIIAALQEIAGGEVVSDAAKRLERTTSRYEVLARNITRTQAEKLKAKDFVGILYQKGSIRNYPEGQLAAQVLGFVNAEGKGQYGVEGALNDRLKGRDGLLKTVADVRNVPLTLSKDNVRVEAKSGENVALSIDRNVQSHAEEALKRGIDKAGATEGSVMVMNPNNGQVLAMANYPTYNPAEYAKQKDAAVFSNATTMLPFEPGSIVKTFSMATGIDKGVVTPQSTYSNTDCTEVGDRKICNALRGLSGTTSMQSAFNNSLNVGMITIARRLGDGSTITPGARQTLYEYYHDKFGFGEATGIELAEAPGLLYTPNRPGAEVNYANITFGQGMNATMVQAASAFCSVVNGGQYFRPTVVAGTVDANGGLRPSAASLLRRTISEQSSATMRGMLSTARAVLNQRMPDKDKPGYDVGGKTGTSETLINGSYTMDETVATYIGYGGANRPEYVIMVRVAAPGKRKNLQGNIHAAPIFTDVSNWMIDYMKLAPKG; encoded by the coding sequence ATGAAACGTCACTTAACGCAATCTCGAACCGGCGTACTCGCTATCATTCTTTTGGGGATGATGGCGATTTTTGTGATGCGACTGTTTTATTTACAGATCATTAAACACAGCGAATACGTGTCGCTGGCTCAGGCCAGTCAGCAGCGGCACTTCGTCATTCCGGCCGAGCGGGGCAAGCTATATATGATGGATGGCGGCGCGCCCGCTCCCGTGGTGCTCAACCAGACGGTCTATACGGTTATCGCTGATCCGCAGACGGTCAAGCAGGAGCAGCGCCAGCAGATTATCGCGGCGCTACAGGAAATTGCCGGTGGCGAGGTGGTGAGCGACGCAGCCAAGCGACTGGAGCGCACTACCTCTCGCTACGAAGTGCTGGCGCGTAACATCACGCGCACCCAGGCCGAGAAGTTAAAGGCCAAGGATTTTGTCGGTATCTTGTATCAAAAGGGGTCGATTCGCAACTATCCGGAGGGGCAACTGGCGGCGCAGGTGCTGGGCTTCGTCAATGCCGAGGGCAAGGGTCAGTACGGGGTTGAAGGGGCGCTGAATGATAGGCTGAAGGGTCGTGATGGCCTACTCAAAACAGTGGCGGACGTGCGTAATGTGCCGCTGACGCTGAGTAAAGACAATGTGCGTGTCGAGGCGAAGTCGGGCGAGAATGTGGCGTTGTCGATTGATCGCAATGTGCAGAGTCACGCCGAAGAAGCGCTCAAACGAGGGATCGACAAGGCCGGCGCGACCGAGGGCAGCGTGATGGTAATGAATCCGAATAATGGGCAGGTGCTAGCGATGGCTAATTATCCGACGTATAATCCGGCCGAGTACGCCAAGCAAAAAGACGCAGCAGTGTTTAGTAACGCGACGACAATGCTGCCGTTTGAGCCGGGCTCCATTGTCAAGACGTTCAGTATGGCGACGGGGATTGATAAGGGTGTGGTGACGCCGCAGTCAACGTACTCAAACACTGATTGTACTGAGGTGGGGGATCGGAAAATTTGTAATGCATTGAGGGGGCTTAGCGGCACGACGAGTATGCAGAGTGCGTTTAATAATTCGCTCAACGTCGGCATGATCACGATTGCGCGGCGGCTGGGCGATGGATCGACGATCACCCCGGGTGCGCGGCAGACGCTGTATGAGTATTATCACGACAAATTTGGGTTCGGTGAGGCGACGGGGATTGAGCTAGCGGAGGCGCCGGGGCTACTCTATACGCCGAATCGGCCGGGGGCGGAGGTGAATTACGCGAATATTACGTTTGGGCAGGGTATGAATGCGACGATGGTGCAGGCAGCCAGTGCGTTTTGTTCGGTGGTGAATGGCGGGCAGTATTTTCGACCGACGGTGGTAGCTGGAACGGTGGATGCGAATGGCGGTTTGAGGCCTTCGGCTGCTTCACTGCTGCGCAGGACTATTTCTGAGCAGTCATCAGCCACGATGCGCGGCATGCTGTCAACAGCGCGGGCGGTTCTCAATCAGCGTATGCCCGATAAAGATAAGCCCGGCTATGATGTCGGCGGCAAGACCGGCACCTCAGAGACGCTGATCAATGGTAGCTATACCATGGACGAAACGGTAGCGACGTATATTGGCTATGGTGGCGCAAATCGCCCCGAGTATGTCATAATGGTACGCGTGGCGGCGCCTGGCAAGCGCAAGAACTTACAGGGTAACATTCACGCTGCACCAATTTTTACTGATGTCTCCAATTGGATGATTGATTATATGAAATTAGCACCGAAGGGATAG
- a CDS encoding glycoside hydrolase family 1 protein, protein MTTKQSERIVFPKKFLWGAATSAHQVEGGLVNQWTTWELEHAKRLSVQAPHQFGDIDSWPRIKKEAIRPDNYVSGRGVDHYHRYEEDFAILKSLNMNAFRFCIEWARIEPQEGAWDAAAIAHYRTYLRTLKKMGITPVVTLFHFTLPEWFMAKGGFEKRRNIKYFVYYVEKVLSELGRDIEWIVTINEPTVYAGESYLEGHWPPNKTRKRDLLRVLCNLVTAHKKVYKLTRARKKWKVSMAHHLIYCYPGDDAILSRASARVAHYFLNTWVLRRVRRHSDFLAINYYFARRIYGYRAHDPYLKVSDLGWDMQPDKLQYLLEDVAERYRLPIMITENGLADGTDSQRQWWLTETIKAMHEALKRDIKLIGYLHWSLLDNFEWDKGYWPKFGLVAVDRQTMARTVRPSARWFAAVIKKLRK, encoded by the coding sequence ATGACAACGAAGCAATCTGAACGCATCGTGTTTCCGAAGAAGTTTTTATGGGGTGCAGCGACGTCGGCACATCAGGTCGAGGGTGGTCTGGTGAATCAGTGGACGACGTGGGAGCTTGAACATGCCAAGCGGCTGTCCGTGCAGGCACCGCATCAATTTGGTGATATTGACAGCTGGCCGCGCATCAAAAAAGAGGCGATCAGGCCTGACAACTACGTATCGGGGCGGGGCGTCGATCATTACCATCGCTATGAGGAAGATTTCGCGATTCTCAAGAGCCTCAACATGAATGCCTTTCGATTCTGTATTGAATGGGCACGAATTGAGCCGCAAGAGGGCGCGTGGGATGCAGCGGCGATTGCTCACTATCGGACGTATCTGCGGACGTTGAAGAAAATGGGTATTACGCCGGTGGTGACGCTGTTTCACTTTACGCTGCCGGAATGGTTTATGGCCAAGGGCGGTTTTGAAAAGCGGCGCAATATCAAATATTTTGTGTATTATGTTGAAAAAGTCTTGAGCGAGCTGGGGCGCGACATCGAGTGGATCGTGACGATTAACGAGCCGACCGTGTACGCTGGCGAGAGTTATCTCGAAGGGCATTGGCCGCCGAATAAAACTCGCAAGCGTGACTTACTGCGCGTGTTATGCAACCTCGTTACGGCGCATAAAAAAGTGTACAAATTGACGCGTGCTCGCAAAAAGTGGAAAGTATCGATGGCGCATCATCTGATCTATTGTTATCCTGGCGATGACGCGATTCTCAGTCGTGCTAGTGCGCGGGTGGCACATTATTTCCTGAACACATGGGTGCTGCGTCGAGTGCGGCGGCACAGTGATTTCTTGGCGATCAATTATTACTTTGCCCGGCGGATTTATGGCTATCGGGCACATGACCCGTATCTGAAGGTCAGCGATCTCGGCTGGGATATGCAGCCGGATAAATTGCAGTATTTACTGGAGGACGTGGCCGAACGCTATCGACTGCCGATTATGATTACCGAGAATGGGCTGGCGGATGGCACTGATAGTCAGCGGCAGTGGTGGCTGACCGAGACGATCAAGGCGATGCACGAGGCGCTAAAGCGCGATATTAAGCTGATCGGTTATTTACACTGGAGCCTGCTTGATAATTTTGAATGGGACAAGGGATACTGGCCAAAGTTTGGTCTGGTGGCAGTCGATCGGCAGACCATGGCCCGGACCGTGCGGCCAAGCGCACGCTGGTTTGCGGCGGTGATCAAGAAGCTGCGAAAATAG